The region ACGAAGGGAAAATCATTCAGCGGGTATTAGGTGGATGGGGGCGGATTACaagactgtgggaggggggtggagtgtgagatggggggtagtggttaacacaatctCTGATCACGGCCCCTGTCCCTACCCGAACCGCGCACAACCCCCCGCCACCGAGCACGGTCAGACTCACTTGTCACCGCGGAAGAAGTAGGTCTTCCCACTGGGGCTCCACCAAAGCGCGGCGTCAACCCGGTCCCGTGGAACCCGGGTGCCCAGGTCCTTCAGCGGGCGGGGGTATCCCCGCTGTAGGGTGGCCTCCTTAAACACCCAGTGACGGTCTCCTGAGCGGACAGAGGAACAGGTCAGGGTCCGCCGCTACACTCCGTCCACCCTCACCACCCCGCCTCCCCACCTTCATTCCCTCCCCTTCCACCCCACCGtgcccctccctcccttctcactGCCCCTCTGTCCCATGCTCCCACGCCTCATCACCGCCCCTTAGTGagctctccctccacactgcttCCACGCTCCCTCCTCGATCTCTCCCTAGCACAGCATTCCCCCTCGCCCTCCAAAGTCCCCTGTCCCACCACCCTCAACACCCCTCAGAATGCCACTTCCTCCCCACTATAATCTCCTCCACTGTGTGACACTCCCTTCCCTCAACAACCCCAAACATCCCTTCTGCCCCATCTGGCAGTGCTGGCCCCACCCTGATGCCCACCTTTGAAGAAGACAAAGTTGCCATCCTTTCTTTCATAGGCGGTGTTGATGTTGGACGGTAGACCCACCCAGAAGTGGCCAATGGGCATGGGGTAGTTGTCCAGAACCCTTCCGTCTCGGATCCTCCAGAACCATTTGCCCTGCAGTGGGAACATGATGTCAGCAGTGTAGACACCAGTGCAACAGACCCTCTACCCCACAACACCCCCATCCTCCACACCACACTTCAGACAGCCTACGCAGTCACAGAGCCCGGCCCCGTCAGCGCTGCCTTCCAAGTATTATTCCAAGTACAGTATTATTGCAGATAAGCGTCATGTAGGGTTTAGTAGAACAAGGCTGTGAAGTGTTTGAATTAAACATTTATGGATCAGGAACCAATATGCTTATTGTACCCCTGGTGATTACATTTCAGGACAATTACTGAAAATGTTGGCCCTGgggcagggcttcccaacctttttgtTTTATGCCAAGGTCCCGCACCATTTctgaatgctctgcctcagaaggcagtggaggccaattctttggattctttcaagaaagagttatatagagctcttaaagatagcggagtgaagggatatggggagaaggcaggaaaagggtactgattgtggatgatcagccatgatcacagtgaatggtggtgctggctcgaagggctgaatggcctactcctgcacctattgtctattgtcaatggCTGAGCATTGACCTCAGTCAAGTCCTTTCCCCCAACGCAGTGCTTGAACAACAGGATCATGCCTGCAGGAACAGCCTTGGTGTTTCAGAATGGGAGATCTGTGCCTCGGGGGAGTTGTACGTCGACTGTCATCTCTCCATCCTCCTCCATCAGGGGGATATCAGCACCCTGTCCAATAAATCAATCCTTCtccctcagtcctgatgaagggtctcggcctgaaacgtcgactgcacctcttcctacagatgctgcctggcctgctgcgttcaccagcaactttgatgtgtgttgcttctcccTCAGGATTTATCTGGTGTCTGGGATATCCAAGATCACCAAAGTTGGTAATCATCCGAGATACCATCTCTTCATCCAGATTCCTCAAGATTCCTGCTCCATTCTGAGATTATTCCCAGGGATCTCGGTGTTAGACAGTTCCTGAGCAAcactcagaaaatgctggaggaacccagcaggtaaggcagcaactGCGGAAATTAattaacagtcaacgtttcacgccgagacccttcatcagcactagcGACTccatcattcctgatgaagggtctcggtctaacacccactgtttattcacttccatagctcCTGCCTAAactgccgagttcctccggcattttcgtgtgcgttgcttggctctcccggcatctgcagaattgcttgtgtcTATGATTTactcaaatacactcaaaaacttctacagctgtaacgtggagagcattctgacatgctgcatcactgtctggtatggaggggctactgcgcaggaccgaaagaatctgcagaaggttggaaatctagtcagttccatcttaggtactagcctacaaagtacccaagacatcttcagagagcagtgtctcagaaagacagcgtacattattaagggcctccagcacccagggcatgcccttttctcattttttaaccatcaggtaggaggtacagaagcctgaaggcatacactcagtgattcaggaacctctgccatctgattcctaaatggatactgAATCTTTGGacaacctcatttttttttttttaaaaaacatacagtatttctgtttttgcactttttaaaatctattcaatatatgtaattgatttatttgtttattattactatttttattttttttctttctactagattatgtactgcattgaactgctgctgctaagttaacaaatttcacgtcacatgctggtgataaaaaacctgattctgactcgaCCTCCGAGAATTCCCAGTGCTCCTCTATCGCCTGTTGCTCCCAAATCGCCATCCCAGAATCTCAAAATTCCAGTGTTAGTGCCAGCCCTAAGCAGAGGTCCCTGCGAACTTGGACGTCACGAGCACACACCTTGAAGACAAACATCTCTCCCCGAAGCATAGTGACCGTGTCAACGTTGCCGTCGCAGATCCTGGGTCCGAAAGGATTTGAGGGCTTCGTCGGATGGAAGGGGTCCTTGGTGGGTTGCTTGGGCACCTTCGGGCGCAGGGTGGGGAGTGGTTTGGTGGGCTTCGGTCTGGGATCGTAGTCAGGAGGTCCTGTAGAGGGAAAGGACAAAAGCAGGCTGTAATTCAAACACATGGATagtaggagggaggggagagggcagcCGAGACGGGGAGAAAGAGAGGGTGGGCAGAGTACGAGGGGTATGGATTAACGGGATAGTAGGGCGAAGAGGGTGAGTTGTGGAGAGTGAAGTGGGACAGCCAGACCCTCACCATACAGTTGCTGAATCCCTCGCCGGTCGTCATCGGGCAGTACAAAGTTCTCCGTGTCCATCCACTGATAGAAGGGAGCCATGATGGCGCTGGGGTCATTGGAGTGTTCCAGGCCCAGGGCATGGCCCAGCTCGTGCACGGCCACCAAGAAAATGTCGTTCCCTGTCCGAGAGTACAGATCTGAGGTCATGGATCAgtgttggtgggggtggggggtttacATGGTCAGGAGGGTGTGGATTTGGGAACAACAGAGACTCCTCCCCGGGGATCATCCAGCAAAGCTGCCtgatggggcgggggggtgggggtagaaTTGGGCGATAGGAATTGGGCGGTCACTTTGCTGGGTGGCAGGGTGCTGAGTCGAGTGGCCATAATCCCAGTAAAAAGAGCCATGGAAAAGGATAGCACTGGTGCTCGAGTTAGGGTCCTAAACCAGAGGCAGGAACTTTCAATGGTCGATTGAGGGAGCTCATTTGCAGGGACAGGGACATCTGGCAGCAAGCGGCAAGCTTTAAAATAAAAGTGAGATAGAGAAAAGCTTGTGGACAGGGGAGTCTTGTTGCAGAAAAAGGCAACTCACTCAGCAGTGAGGAACAAGAGAGGCTGAGGCTCACATGAATCTTccatccagtttctgaatggacattgaacccatgaacccacaaacactaccacactactttttaatttttatcttttccctacttatttattttgctataagtacttactgtaattcacatttataattgtgtattgcactgtactgctgctgcaaagacaacaaatttcatgacatatgtcggtgatattcaACCTGACTCTGGTTTGAAAAGGGGGTACAGCCAGGTGTTGGCCACAGActtcgagtgaatcccttgccgAATACAGGGGTGGAGGGGATGGTGGGGGCAGAGACAGGATTGGGGGGGGGAAAATCGGACCTCCTGAGCCTAAACTCACCCATGAGGTCACGGTCACCCAGAGTCCAGGGTTCAGCAGCGTCGAAGTGGGTGTCACCCCCAATACCGGCTCCCGGGAAGAAGGCATGGGCGAGGAAGCCCCCCTCGCCATCGAAAGGGGTGCTGTCGCCGTGGAAACCCTCGCCAAAGAAGATGATGATGTCAGCGACAGGCTCGGAGCGGTCCTGGATCCTCTGGTAGGGAACCTCTCGGAAGCGGAGGGGCGTCACCTTCTGCCAGACGCTGAAGGCGCGGCGGATCGCCTGACGGGTCTCGTACTCACCCACCTTCGGCGTGTAGTTCTGGATGCTACAGGAGGTGCATGGGGGGAGTGAGTGCACAGCATGATCCCGGGAAAgaaaccctcccccctcccccccccccccccccacacacacctcaGCAGAACAAGCCCCTAGACTATCCTGGTACAGCAAGGATCCCAGTGTGAAACCAATCCTCCCACCAAGGCACAGCACGAACCCAGTCCGGCAAACCCTACCACCCCATGTCTCCATTCCCccagcacagcaagatcccagcaAAAGGACAACCCGCCCCAGCACAGCATGGGGCTCCACCCACCCATGTATAGAACATTCCTTCCTGTCACACAAATCCGCAGAATTGCACCCAACCCAACCACTTCAACACAGCAGGACCCCAGTCTGGCAACACCTCACCTCCCCGCAACCATGCCCCAAActagcacagcaagatcccagcaCAAAGCTCCTCTTCGCCACTCCCACCCAGGCACAGCATGGTCCCGTCACCCATAAACCCAGCACGGTGCTCCCTCCACCCCCGCGTAGCTCGTTCctggcacagcaagatcccagcaTGGGGGCCATTTCCACCCCAGCATTGCGGCACAGCACGATCCCACTCAGGCAGCTCAGCAGACCCCAGTACAGAGCAATCCCCGCATGGTCCATCCTATCCAGCACGGCAGTATCCAAACAAACCATCCCGCCACAGCAAGGTCACAACAGAGAGATCCCAAAGCACCACACACCTCCCCAAGCATAGGAAGATCCAAACTCGTCGTGGCCCCACCCAGCACAGCAGTATCCTAGCCCCTGTTAGGTCACAACTTCTTTCAAAAAAACACACGGGCTGCTCAGGATCTCGACATGCTGTATCCCAGCCAGAACAGCAAGATCCCGATCCTCTCCTTTTCTCCCTTCCCTACACCCCCCACGTTCTCTATTCCCCCCTCATCCAGGCCAACCAAGCTGGTCCAATTTGCGGGGGTTTGGCCCATATCCATCGAAAACATTCCTCTTCATcgacctgtccaaatgtcttttaaatgctgttgCTGTA is a window of Mobula birostris isolate sMobBir1 chromosome 10, sMobBir1.hap1, whole genome shotgun sequence DNA encoding:
- the LOC140203912 gene encoding matrix metalloproteinase-14-like → MAQQWPWICLCLLAGALNPTTGGEFSLEGWLQQYGYLPPGDLRMSMARSSNTVSQAVAAMQRFYGIPETGRLDQTTLEWMKKPRCGVPDKFGPIMKTNVRRRRFAIQGLKWNQREITFSIQNYTPKVGEYETRQAIRRAFSVWQKVTPLRFREVPYQRIQDRSEPVADIIIFFGEGFHGDSTPFDGEGGFLAHAFFPGAGIGGDTHFDAAEPWTLGDRDLMGNDIFLVAVHELGHALGLEHSNDPSAIMAPFYQWMDTENFVLPDDDRRGIQQLYGPPDYDPRPKPTKPLPTLRPKVPKQPTKDPFHPTKPSNPFGPRICDGNVDTVTMLRGEMFVFKGKWFWRIRDGRVLDNYPMPIGHFWVGLPSNINTAYERKDGNFVFFKGDRHWVFKEATLQRGYPRPLKDLGTRVPRDRVDAALWWSPSGKTYFFRGDKYYRFNEDTLSVDADYPKPISVWHGIPNSPKAAFVSEDGAYTYFVKGNHYWKFNNQHLKVEPGFPKSMLRDWFGCKLPRDRDTEEEIVVEVEESGVEINPAAVVVPVLLLIAVLGLVALLVVFKRNGTPKKLLHCHRSLLDQV